One window of the Zea mays cultivar B73 chromosome 3, Zm-B73-REFERENCE-NAM-5.0, whole genome shotgun sequence genome contains the following:
- the LOC100281920 gene encoding Putative 4-hydroxy-4-methyl-2-oxoglutarate aldolase 2: MAALPLATAEACDANAALIMNGDLRSLQPIFRIYGGRQIFAGPVVTLKIFEDNVLLREFLEEKGHGRVLVVDAGGSMRCAVLGGNLAQLMQNNGWAGIVVNGCIRDVDEINGCDVGVRALNSHPMKSNKKGVGEKHVPVTFAGTRICDGEWLYADSDGILISRSELSV; the protein is encoded by the coding sequence ATGGCTGCCTTGCCATTGGCCACCGCAGAAGCATGTGATGCTAATGCTGCTTTAATTATgaatggtgatcttcgttctctcCAACCTATCTTCCGAATCTATGGAGGCCGGCAGATTTTTGCTGGCCCTGTTGTGACACTGAAGATCTTTGAGGATAACGTTCTGCTCCGCGAGTTCCTTGAGGAGAAAGGTCACGGCAGGGTCCTGGTGGTTGATGCCGGTGGGAGCATGCGTTGTGCAGTTTTGGGTGGCAACCTTGCCCAGCTGATGCAGAATAATGGGTGGGCTGGAATCGTTGTCAATGGCTGCATCAGGGACGTCGACGAGATAAATGGCTGCGACGTTGGTGTCCGGGCTCTGAACTCACACCCTATGAAGTCAAACAAGAAGGGCGTCGGTGAGAAGCATGTCCCTGTGACCTTTGCAGGGACAAGAATCTGCGATGGAGAATGGCTCTATGCCGATTCCGATGGCATTCTCATCTCAAGATCAGAATTGAGTGTGTAG